In a single window of the Saccharothrix australiensis genome:
- a CDS encoding YbaB/EbfC family nucleoid-associated protein, which translates to MTDPLANVQRLVDDWERNAEEKAARYESMRQEVERISITASAANGAVSVTVGPNGIPSAVTMTEGVSRLRPEQIAAAVMEAMGKAQAGYPAELARIVGETVGRTPSGQHIVAVAERNFPRPEPDAQPPAAPRRRPGDDGDFTDESYLR; encoded by the coding sequence ATGACCGATCCGTTGGCCAACGTGCAGCGCCTGGTGGACGACTGGGAGCGCAACGCGGAGGAGAAGGCCGCGCGGTACGAGTCGATGCGGCAGGAGGTCGAGCGGATCTCCATCACCGCGTCGGCCGCGAATGGCGCGGTGAGCGTGACCGTGGGGCCCAACGGCATCCCGAGCGCGGTGACGATGACCGAGGGCGTGTCGCGGTTGCGGCCCGAGCAGATCGCGGCGGCGGTGATGGAGGCGATGGGCAAGGCCCAGGCCGGGTATCCGGCCGAGCTGGCGCGGATCGTCGGGGAGACGGTCGGCCGGACGCCGTCGGGGCAGCACATCGTGGCGGTGGCCGAGCGCAACTTCCCCCGGCCCGAACCCGACGCACAGCCGCCCGCCGCGCCACGCCGGCGGCCCGGTGACGACGGGGACTTCACCGACGAGAGCTACCTGAGGTGA
- a CDS encoding polymorphic toxin-type HINT domain-containing protein — MRWHAVRSRVAVAVVAAVGAGLIAVPDTPAVAAGEASPQPGERARVVALWHTAGAATKRAAGTALAGSDEDVHRFLTEVAPQVAKVDDRIKLQQLITLAGPATRRAADRAMSGSPADVRAFLDSGWQQTVDTDDRIRATELASTGGPSTRRAANAALSGSAADVRAFLDSGQYDTARSDDRVEVQRLADSGGPLVKAAADRALSGTHADIRDFLEFGYAVAAERDQETASVSRLAELATEAGARASTETQAAADAADRAVQAAEIARAAAAEAAEQTEQAKGNAARAADAAERAAVAADRAAAAARVAIGAAARANQAARVAANAASQAATAASLAGQAASRAQQAAGAAAGDATRAGEANKAAQDARAVAAAARLAAQAADAAGNAAQAAGEAAKAASSAGNNAQAAAGAADQAAGHARNAGAQADRATRAAADARRAAQQATNAVNAAVALANEAATAARQARDAADAAARNAIAAAEAAERAAAAAGQAADAAAESRKHAEQARQAADQATAAADQARRINEIGRRADQARLDAWREQQSAAARAALHAERERSAGAESTTDQVSRRDAETTRLLDQARDPHTPVDAAVGHARRAAVNLLTSGGYWTRTAAAEALSGGPAEVRAFATTGLALATEQDDRAALEALAATSGRVKLKQAAPGALAGSHDQVLAVLRDRAYEGSEIDDRIELQRLIDTGGPSTRRAANAAMSGSPADVRDFLLNGQSQTRLVDERLAVQKAIDAGGPEVRAAGQAALDGPSSWRQAFLANGQYSAAQRDADTATHAAVIARHVAQAAQTAATARETADRAAEHAARAAKATAEADGWAERAGNSAKEAAQAAKTAAESADAAQRSADQAAASAKQARQAQQSALADARAADASAAGARASAARANDAAIAARGYAEQARASALAAGKSAEEAAAAAEDARRIAAEKKNLEDQLSRAGNPEGANGGTQPPSSDDEAALRAAGGQEAVDRYREAQATLEHGLVDWIIQNGGQILVDLFIGGIKACAQDPSLLNCLMGALDIASIAVGVFKAFEVGRAIWRVVTGIGKFIEKSAAARRVVEDGRKVIEAAKVGNCFPAGTTVATESGSVPIEQLRVGDRVWASDPVTGDTRLRTVTRLFSNHATELVEVTVGDGSVRATPGHPFWVTGKGWTDAADLLAGDELRTLDGGTAQVRTVAVEQTSAPVYTFEVDTDHDYYVDVAGQSVLVHNSCAWRTEFEALAKGKQGTVRTVRNEGELRTVFDRWIAGAEKLPPRGDKIPEVYKLKDGTVVQWRLESASGGATVDITDATGKVLKIHIEP, encoded by the coding sequence ATGCGGTGGCACGCGGTGCGATCGCGGGTCGCGGTCGCGGTGGTGGCCGCGGTGGGCGCGGGTTTGATCGCGGTCCCCGACACCCCGGCCGTCGCGGCGGGCGAAGCCTCTCCCCAGCCCGGCGAGCGCGCCCGGGTCGTGGCGTTGTGGCACACCGCGGGTGCGGCGACCAAGCGCGCCGCCGGCACGGCGTTGGCGGGGTCCGACGAGGACGTCCACCGGTTCCTCACCGAGGTCGCGCCCCAGGTGGCCAAGGTCGACGACCGGATCAAGCTCCAGCAGCTGATCACCCTGGCCGGCCCGGCCACGCGCCGCGCCGCCGACCGGGCGATGTCCGGTTCACCCGCCGACGTGCGGGCGTTCCTGGACTCCGGTTGGCAGCAGACCGTGGACACCGACGACCGCATCCGGGCCACCGAGTTGGCGAGCACCGGCGGCCCTTCGACCAGGAGGGCCGCGAACGCCGCCCTGTCGGGGTCGGCGGCGGACGTGCGCGCGTTCCTGGACAGCGGCCAGTACGACACCGCGCGCTCCGACGACCGGGTCGAGGTCCAGCGGCTCGCCGACAGCGGTGGCCCGCTGGTCAAGGCCGCCGCCGACCGCGCCTTGTCCGGCACCCACGCCGACATCCGGGACTTCCTGGAGTTCGGCTACGCGGTGGCCGCCGAACGCGACCAGGAGACCGCTTCGGTGTCCCGGTTGGCCGAGCTGGCCACCGAGGCAGGCGCGCGGGCGTCGACCGAGACGCAGGCCGCCGCCGACGCCGCCGACCGCGCGGTGCAGGCCGCCGAGATCGCGCGCGCGGCCGCCGCCGAAGCCGCCGAGCAGACGGAGCAGGCCAAGGGCAACGCCGCCAGGGCCGCGGACGCCGCGGAGCGGGCCGCCGTCGCCGCCGACCGCGCCGCCGCCGCCGCCCGGGTGGCCATCGGCGCGGCCGCACGGGCCAACCAGGCGGCCCGCGTCGCCGCCAACGCCGCGTCGCAGGCGGCCACCGCCGCGTCGCTGGCCGGTCAGGCCGCCTCCCGCGCGCAGCAGGCCGCCGGTGCCGCGGCCGGCGACGCGACCAGGGCCGGTGAGGCGAACAAGGCCGCGCAGGACGCCAGGGCCGTGGCCGCGGCAGCCCGGCTGGCCGCGCAGGCCGCGGACGCGGCGGGCAACGCGGCCCAGGCCGCCGGTGAGGCGGCCAAGGCCGCGTCCAGCGCCGGCAACAACGCCCAGGCCGCCGCCGGCGCCGCCGACCAGGCCGCGGGCCACGCCCGGAACGCCGGCGCGCAGGCCGACCGGGCCACGCGTGCCGCCGCCGACGCCCGCCGCGCGGCGCAGCAGGCCACCAACGCCGTCAACGCCGCGGTGGCCCTCGCGAACGAAGCGGCCACCGCGGCCCGCCAGGCCAGGGACGCCGCCGACGCGGCCGCCCGCAACGCCATCGCCGCCGCCGAGGCGGCCGAACGGGCCGCCGCCGCGGCAGGGCAGGCGGCCGACGCCGCCGCCGAGTCCCGCAAGCACGCCGAGCAGGCACGCCAAGCCGCCGACCAGGCCACCGCCGCGGCCGACCAGGCCCGGCGGATCAACGAGATCGGCCGCCGGGCGGACCAGGCACGCCTGGACGCCTGGCGGGAGCAGCAGAGCGCCGCCGCCCGGGCCGCGCTGCACGCCGAGCGCGAGCGCTCGGCCGGCGCGGAGTCCACCACCGACCAGGTCTCCCGGCGCGACGCGGAGACGACCCGCCTGCTCGACCAGGCCCGCGACCCGCACACCCCGGTCGACGCGGCCGTCGGCCACGCGCGCCGCGCGGCGGTGAACCTGCTGACCTCGGGCGGCTACTGGACGCGCACCGCCGCCGCGGAGGCGCTGTCCGGCGGTCCCGCCGAGGTCCGCGCGTTCGCGACCACCGGCTTGGCCCTGGCGACCGAGCAGGACGACCGCGCCGCCCTGGAGGCCCTGGCCGCGACCTCGGGTCGCGTGAAGCTCAAGCAGGCCGCCCCCGGCGCCCTGGCGGGCTCGCACGACCAGGTGCTGGCGGTCCTGCGCGACCGGGCCTACGAGGGCAGCGAGATCGACGACCGCATCGAGCTCCAGCGGCTCATCGACACCGGCGGGCCGTCCACCCGGCGGGCCGCCAACGCGGCGATGTCCGGCTCGCCCGCCGACGTGCGCGACTTCCTCCTCAACGGCCAGTCGCAGACCCGCCTCGTGGACGAGCGCCTGGCCGTGCAGAAGGCCATCGACGCCGGCGGCCCGGAGGTCAGAGCCGCCGGGCAGGCGGCGCTCGACGGGCCGTCGTCCTGGCGGCAGGCGTTCCTGGCGAACGGCCAGTACTCGGCCGCCCAGCGCGACGCGGACACCGCCACCCACGCCGCGGTCATCGCCCGCCACGTCGCGCAGGCCGCGCAGACCGCCGCGACCGCGCGGGAGACCGCGGACCGCGCGGCCGAGCACGCCGCTCGCGCCGCCAAGGCCACCGCCGAGGCCGACGGTTGGGCGGAGCGCGCGGGCAACTCGGCGAAGGAGGCCGCCCAGGCCGCGAAGACCGCCGCGGAGTCGGCGGACGCGGCGCAGCGGTCGGCGGACCAGGCCGCGGCCTCGGCCAAGCAGGCGCGGCAGGCCCAGCAGTCCGCGCTCGCCGACGCCCGCGCCGCGGACGCCTCCGCCGCCGGCGCCCGCGCCTCGGCCGCCCGCGCGAACGACGCCGCCATCGCCGCCCGGGGTTACGCGGAGCAGGCCAGGGCTTCCGCGCTGGCGGCGGGCAAGAGCGCCGAGGAGGCAGCGGCGGCGGCCGAGGACGCCCGGCGGATCGCCGCCGAGAAGAAGAACCTGGAGGACCAGCTCAGCCGCGCCGGCAACCCCGAGGGGGCGAACGGCGGGACGCAGCCGCCGTCCTCCGACGACGAGGCGGCGCTGCGGGCGGCCGGCGGGCAGGAGGCGGTCGACCGGTACCGCGAGGCGCAGGCCACCCTGGAACACGGGCTCGTGGACTGGATCATCCAGAACGGCGGCCAGATCCTCGTCGACCTGTTCATCGGCGGCATCAAGGCGTGCGCCCAGGACCCCAGCCTGCTCAACTGCCTGATGGGCGCGCTGGACATCGCCTCCATCGCGGTCGGCGTGTTCAAGGCGTTCGAGGTCGGCCGCGCCATCTGGCGGGTCGTCACCGGCATCGGGAAGTTCATCGAGAAGTCCGCCGCCGCGCGACGGGTGGTCGAGGACGGGCGCAAGGTCATCGAGGCGGCCAAGGTCGGGAACTGCTTCCCGGCCGGGACCACGGTCGCGACCGAATCGGGCTCGGTGCCCATCGAGCAGCTTCGGGTCGGTGACCGGGTCTGGGCGTCCGACCCCGTCACCGGGGACACGCGGCTGCGCACCGTCACCCGGCTGTTCTCCAACCACGCCACCGAGCTGGTCGAGGTCACCGTCGGGGACGGCTCGGTGCGCGCGACACCCGGACACCCCTTCTGGGTGACGGGCAAGGGGTGGACCGACGCGGCGGACCTCTTGGCCGGCGACGAGCTGCGCACCCTGGACGGCGGCACCGCGCAGGTGCGGACCGTCGCCGTCGAGCAGACCTCCGCACCGGTCTACACCTTCGAGGTCGACACCGATCACGACTACTACGTCGACGTCGCCGGGCAGTCCGTCCTGGTCCACAACTCCTGCGCGTGGCGGACGGAGTTCGAGGCGCTCGCCAAGGGCAAGCAGGGCACCGTGCGGACCGTCCGCAACGAGGGCGAGCTGCGGACCGTGTTCGACCGGTGGATCGCGGGGGCCGAGAAGCTGCCGCCGCGCGGGGACAAGATCCCCGAGGTCTACAAGTTGAAGGACGGGACCGTGGTCCAGTGGCGCCTGGAGTCGGCGTCGGGTGGGGCCACGGTCGACATCACGGACGCGACGGGCAAGGTGCTGAAGATCCACATCGAGCCGTAG
- a CDS encoding type VII secretion target, which translates to MTGGYEVVTGEIGALAGRVEGLADRLRAAADAARTVTMNDSAYGVVCQPFAMLLQPFEDMGVQALTKAAETVSDNAAKLRETSRDYDTRESGESARFDGMNR; encoded by the coding sequence ATGACCGGCGGGTACGAGGTCGTTACCGGTGAGATCGGCGCGCTGGCCGGTCGGGTGGAGGGCTTGGCGGACCGGTTGCGCGCGGCGGCGGACGCGGCGCGGACGGTGACGATGAACGACTCCGCCTACGGCGTGGTCTGCCAGCCGTTCGCCATGCTGCTCCAACCCTTCGAGGACATGGGCGTGCAGGCGCTGACCAAGGCGGCGGAGACCGTGTCGGACAACGCCGCCAAGTTGCGGGAGACCTCGCGCGACTACGACACGCGGGAATCCGGTGAGTCCGCGCGCTTCGACGGGATGAACCGGTGA